In one Euzebya tangerina genomic region, the following are encoded:
- a CDS encoding septal ring lytic transglycosylase RlpA family protein, with the protein MIDPDARRPDLQHIADRIESGARRIGLVPDGTRLTERGVIVYAVLLVLTALLVLWLLIRVLVGGDADAPESSATESGTATTDQSTAQGSEAAGQREVVEAFDATATVYGPGITSTTTASGDTFDPQGPTAAHPTLEFGTDVRVTNLATGLQTVVTINDRLPDAGFDRIDLTVGAGQVIGITVDSGPTLVTLEVLAPG; encoded by the coding sequence GTGATCGACCCAGACGCCCGCCGTCCTGACCTGCAGCACATCGCCGACCGCATCGAGTCCGGCGCCCGACGGATCGGTCTGGTGCCTGACGGCACCCGACTGACCGAGCGCGGCGTCATCGTCTACGCGGTGCTGCTCGTGCTCACGGCCCTGCTGGTGCTCTGGTTGCTGATCCGGGTGCTGGTCGGTGGTGACGCCGATGCCCCTGAGTCATCTGCAACCGAGTCTGGGACCGCGACCACGGACCAGAGCACCGCGCAGGGCTCCGAGGCCGCAGGACAGCGTGAGGTGGTCGAGGCGTTCGACGCCACGGCGACGGTGTACGGACCGGGCATCACGAGCACGACCACGGCCAGCGGCGACACCTTCGACCCGCAGGGCCCGACCGCCGCCCATCCGACCCTGGAGTTCGGCACCGACGTCCGCGTGACCAACCTGGCGACTGGGCTGCAGACCGTCGTCACGATCAACGACCGGCTGCCCGATGCCGGGTTCGACCGGATCGACCTGACGGTCGGGGCGGGTCAGGTCATCGGGATCACCGTCGACTCGGGACCCACGCTGGTCACCCTCGAGGTGCTGGCGCCTGGCTAG
- the purH gene encoding bifunctional phosphoribosylaminoimidazolecarboxamide formyltransferase/IMP cyclohydrolase — MTPDAQNTDVTQVRRALISVYDKTGLEIMATSLFGAGVEIVSTGSTAARIRSVGIEVTEVADVTGSPEMMDGRVKTLHPAIHGGILADRDNESHRQALDENGITPVDLVVVNLYPFRDTVADPDVTPAAAIEMIDIGGPTMVRAAAKNHRHVGVVTSPAGYEAIIAEINATGGLSGETRRNLAAQAFAHTASYDADVSAWFARDVAFPERHGPVYAKAHGLRYGENPHQGAAYYVERGQPWGLGSATVLGGKELSYNNILDTDAALGMALDFDDPCIAIIKHTNPAGLAVADTLAAAYPLARAGDPVSVFGGIVAANRTIDRATAEQIVEVFTEVVVAPGFDDDALHVLRGKKNLRILAVERPTRPGGDRVIRSVSGGLLVQEPDSAPETPDTWTTPTQAKPDEATLAELAFAWTVCKHVKSNGIVLTSNRAVVGVGAGQMSRVDSVNLAVAKSEGRHEGSVLASDAFFPFRDGPDAAMDAGVRAIVQPGGSVRDDEVVAACNERGIPMVFTGRRHFRH, encoded by the coding sequence ATGACACCCGACGCCCAGAACACCGACGTCACACAGGTCCGGCGAGCCCTGATCAGCGTCTACGACAAGACCGGCCTGGAGATAATGGCCACCAGCCTCTTCGGCGCCGGTGTCGAGATCGTGTCCACCGGCTCGACCGCCGCCCGCATCCGGTCAGTCGGCATCGAGGTGACGGAGGTCGCCGACGTGACCGGCTCACCCGAGATGATGGACGGGCGGGTCAAGACGCTCCACCCGGCCATCCACGGCGGGATCCTGGCCGACCGCGACAACGAGTCGCACCGCCAGGCCCTCGACGAGAACGGCATCACCCCGGTGGACCTGGTGGTCGTGAACCTCTACCCGTTCCGGGACACGGTCGCCGACCCCGATGTCACGCCCGCCGCCGCCATCGAGATGATCGACATCGGTGGCCCGACCATGGTCCGTGCCGCCGCGAAGAACCACCGGCACGTCGGTGTCGTCACCTCGCCGGCCGGCTACGAGGCCATCATCGCCGAGATCAACGCCACCGGCGGATTGTCGGGTGAGACGCGACGGAACCTGGCCGCCCAGGCGTTCGCGCACACCGCCAGCTACGACGCCGACGTGTCGGCCTGGTTCGCCCGCGACGTGGCGTTCCCCGAACGTCACGGGCCGGTCTACGCCAAGGCCCATGGCCTTCGCTACGGCGAGAACCCGCATCAGGGCGCCGCCTACTACGTGGAGCGCGGGCAGCCGTGGGGGCTTGGAAGCGCGACCGTGCTCGGTGGCAAGGAACTGTCCTACAACAACATCCTCGACACCGACGCGGCACTGGGGATGGCCCTCGACTTCGACGACCCCTGCATCGCCATCATCAAGCACACCAACCCCGCCGGCCTGGCCGTTGCGGACACCCTTGCGGCGGCATACCCGCTGGCCCGGGCCGGCGACCCGGTGAGCGTCTTCGGCGGCATCGTCGCCGCGAACCGCACGATCGACCGTGCCACCGCGGAGCAGATCGTCGAGGTGTTCACCGAGGTGGTCGTCGCGCCGGGGTTCGACGACGACGCGCTCCACGTCCTTCGAGGCAAGAAGAACCTGCGCATCCTCGCGGTCGAGCGCCCGACCCGCCCCGGAGGTGACCGCGTGATCCGCTCCGTCAGTGGTGGGCTGCTGGTCCAGGAGCCCGACAGTGCGCCCGAGACACCCGACACCTGGACCACACCCACGCAGGCCAAGCCGGACGAGGCGACGTTGGCCGAGTTGGCGTTCGCCTGGACCGTCTGCAAGCACGTGAAGTCCAACGGCATCGTCCTGACCAGCAACCGGGCCGTGGTGGGGGTCGGCGCGGGGCAGATGTCCCGGGTCGACTCGGTGAACCTCGCGGTCGCGAAGTCCGAGGGTCGGCACGAGGGCTCCGTCCTGGCCAGCGACGCCTTCTTCCCCTTCCGCGACGGGCCAGACGCAGCCATGGACGCCGGCGTCCGCGCCATCGTCCAGCCCGGCGGGTCAGTGCGTGATGACGAGGTGGTGGCAGCGTGCAACGAGCGCGGCATCCCGATGGTCTTCACCGGGCGTCGGCACTTCCGACACTGA
- a CDS encoding protein kinase domain-containing protein, with amino-acid sequence MEVGPGDVIADRRLVSLLGSGGEGDVWCATRPDGTSCALKLVRPAVLPAPEEVRRRGAWLVRIDHPALVQVSRGGRFTAGDLAGWGFVEMDLVEGPSLQSVGPIPDALERLAPIAEALDLLHAGAWSEGVPLIHRDVKPGNLIASRDGLVLVDPSTMRGLDTRDLTRVGTPAYVAPEVHSGHFGPLADVYSLAATAAALLTGRRGGSLVPVLRDPWAHDLPRAVCAALDPDPAARPLRCTDLTDPRPVTADPPTPVRGEQDLATRLVPPLRHDPPERLIGGPRWALVALTAVTVIPATVWAARQTQPSLIDATLVRSVLIGAVAAHLLTHVLTRRAALGLFAPPWAWSELLSGRQAYGDPRATWLADVIAGLILVAVGGVALAVTSQAAAVVPLVVVVTLALIGTARRLVHVRRRSAWTLVWMIGLIPRILGGLPRLVVTGGG; translated from the coding sequence ATGGAGGTCGGGCCCGGAGATGTGATCGCCGATCGTCGTCTGGTCTCGCTGCTCGGCAGCGGCGGCGAGGGGGATGTGTGGTGCGCAACCCGTCCCGACGGGACCTCGTGTGCCCTGAAGCTGGTCCGTCCTGCGGTGCTCCCGGCCCCCGAGGAGGTGCGGCGTCGGGGTGCCTGGCTGGTCCGCATCGACCACCCTGCGCTCGTTCAGGTCAGTCGAGGCGGCCGCTTCACGGCAGGCGACCTCGCTGGCTGGGGGTTCGTCGAGATGGACCTGGTCGAGGGCCCGTCGCTCCAGTCGGTTGGCCCCATCCCGGATGCGCTCGAGCGCCTGGCCCCCATCGCCGAAGCACTCGATCTGCTGCACGCCGGCGCCTGGTCCGAGGGCGTCCCGCTGATCCACCGCGACGTGAAGCCGGGCAACCTGATCGCCTCCCGGGATGGGCTGGTACTGGTCGACCCCTCCACCATGCGGGGGTTGGACACGCGGGATCTGACCCGCGTCGGCACGCCCGCCTACGTCGCTCCCGAGGTCCACTCCGGTCACTTCGGCCCGCTCGCCGACGTCTACTCGCTGGCGGCGACGGCAGCCGCGCTGCTCACCGGTCGACGTGGCGGCTCGCTCGTGCCCGTCCTCCGCGACCCCTGGGCGCACGACCTCCCTCGCGCCGTGTGTGCCGCGCTGGACCCCGACCCGGCCGCGCGGCCGCTGCGCTGCACCGACCTGACCGATCCACGGCCCGTCACGGCCGATCCCCCGACGCCGGTACGGGGCGAGCAGGACCTGGCCACCCGACTGGTGCCACCGCTCCGACATGACCCGCCGGAGCGGCTGATCGGCGGGCCCCGATGGGCGCTCGTCGCACTGACGGCCGTGACGGTGATCCCGGCGACGGTCTGGGCTGCCCGGCAGACCCAGCCCTCCCTCATCGACGCCACGCTCGTGCGGTCGGTGCTCATCGGCGCCGTTGCTGCCCACCTCCTCACCCACGTCCTGACCCGCCGGGCGGCCCTCGGGCTGTTCGCGCCGCCGTGGGCGTGGAGTGAGCTGCTCTCGGGACGCCAGGCGTACGGCGACCCGCGGGCCACCTGGCTGGCGGACGTCATCGCCGGCCTGATCCTGGTGGCAGTCGGCGGTGTGGCACTGGCCGTGACCAGCCAGGCCGCGGCCGTGGTCCCGCTGGTCGTCGTGGTGACGCTTGCGCTGATCGGCACGGCGAGACGGCTGGTGCACGTCCGACGTCGCTCGGCCTGGACCCTGGTGTGGATGATCGGCTTGATCCCTCGCATCCTCGGTGGCCTGCCACGGCTGGTGGTGACTGGCGGGGGCTGA
- the purN gene encoding phosphoribosylglycinamide formyltransferase: protein MAKPRIVVLISGSGSNLQALLDSPDLGGEIVLVASDTPDAGGLARAVDAGVPATSVRLADHPDRRTWEAALQDQVAAVRPDLVVLAGFMKILSGTFVSTWPTVNVHPSLLPAFAGAHAPADALEWGVKVSGVTVHYVDEEVDHGPIIAQRAVPVLDDDTVATLHGRIQQQEHILLPEVVAAICAGRVTRTGRRVTIAPA, encoded by the coding sequence ATGGCAAAACCACGGATCGTAGTGCTCATCAGTGGGTCGGGATCCAACCTCCAGGCGCTGCTGGACTCTCCCGACCTGGGCGGGGAGATCGTCCTCGTCGCCTCGGACACCCCAGACGCCGGTGGCCTGGCCCGTGCGGTGGACGCCGGTGTTCCGGCCACCAGCGTGCGGCTGGCTGACCACCCTGACCGCCGCACCTGGGAAGCGGCCCTCCAGGACCAGGTGGCCGCGGTCCGCCCCGACCTGGTCGTGCTCGCCGGATTCATGAAGATCCTCTCCGGCACCTTCGTGTCGACCTGGCCTACGGTGAATGTCCACCCCTCCCTGTTGCCGGCCTTCGCCGGGGCACACGCCCCCGCCGATGCGCTGGAGTGGGGCGTGAAGGTCAGCGGTGTCACGGTCCACTACGTCGATGAGGAAGTGGATCACGGTCCGATCATCGCGCAGCGGGCCGTCCCGGTCCTGGACGACGACACGGTCGCTACGCTGCACGGGCGGATCCAGCAGCAGGAGCACATCCTCCTCCCCGAGGTGGTCGCGGCGATCTGCGCCGGCCGGGTGACGCGCACCGGCCGACGGGTGACCATCGCGCCAGCCTGA
- a CDS encoding bifunctional 5,10-methylenetetrahydrofolate dehydrogenase/5,10-methenyltetrahydrofolate cyclohydrolase produces MVAQFLEGTPVAEAVLDAAAARVAEMAEQGVTPGLGTILVGDDGPSAGYVRKKHEACERIGLASFNIEIPAGAGQTALLEAVDAFNGNDEVDGYIIQHPVPDGFDFNAALARMDPQKDADGLHPTNLGRLVLQEPGPVPCTPAGIQAMLTHYGIDTAGKNVVVVGRGPTLGRPMALMLSNKGAGGDAAVTVVHSRVPDLAEYTRAADIVIGAVGVPNIIQPDMVRPGAVVVSGGITWEGRKLLPDVDESVAEVASWITPRLGGVGPTTVAMLLNNTVAAAERRVH; encoded by the coding sequence ATGGTTGCACAGTTCCTGGAAGGCACGCCGGTCGCCGAAGCCGTTCTCGATGCTGCCGCAGCACGCGTCGCCGAGATGGCGGAGCAGGGGGTGACGCCGGGGCTGGGGACGATCCTCGTGGGCGACGACGGGCCCTCGGCCGGCTACGTGCGGAAGAAGCACGAGGCGTGCGAGCGGATCGGGTTGGCCTCGTTCAACATCGAGATCCCGGCGGGGGCGGGTCAGACGGCCCTGCTCGAGGCCGTGGACGCCTTCAACGGCAACGACGAGGTGGACGGCTACATCATCCAGCACCCGGTGCCCGACGGCTTCGACTTCAACGCGGCACTGGCCAGGATGGACCCGCAGAAGGACGCGGACGGGCTGCACCCGACCAACCTGGGACGGCTGGTGCTGCAGGAGCCGGGGCCGGTCCCCTGCACCCCGGCAGGCATCCAGGCCATGCTCACCCACTACGGAATCGACACGGCGGGCAAGAACGTCGTCGTGGTCGGCCGCGGCCCGACGCTCGGACGTCCCATGGCGCTGATGCTGTCCAACAAGGGCGCGGGCGGCGATGCGGCGGTGACGGTTGTTCACTCCCGCGTCCCAGACCTGGCCGAGTACACGCGTGCCGCCGACATCGTGATCGGCGCGGTGGGCGTGCCGAACATCATCCAGCCCGACATGGTCCGCCCCGGCGCCGTCGTGGTGAGCGGTGGGATCACCTGGGAGGGGCGGAAGCTGCTGCCTGACGTGGACGAGTCGGTCGCCGAGGTCGCCTCCTGGATCACCCCCCGTCTTGGCGGTGTCGGGCCGACCACCGTGGCGATGCTGCTCAACAACACGGTCGCTGCCGCGGAGCGCCGCGTGCACTGA
- the acs gene encoding acetate--CoA ligase: MSHEAAIENLSREERTFPPTEAFAAQANLSDPAVYEEADADFEGWWAGHAEKLRWMKPWDTVLEWEAPHAKWFVGGTLNISDNCLDRHIESGAGDKVAYHWEGEPVGETRTITYSQLKDEVCQFANALKAHGVGKGDRVAIYLPMIPELPVAMLACARIGAIHSVVFAGFSSQSLADRIDDADAKMVITSDGANRRGKQIPLKSAVDEAIEKASGDSVETVVVVDRTGLAISMQDGRDVWYHEAIAGQSTECAAEEMDAEDVLYILYTSGTTGKPKGIVHTTGGYLTQTTATQRLTFDLKPDTDVYWCAADIGWVTGHSYIVYAPLANQTTSVMYEGTPDFPDKDRFWDIVERYGVTILYTAPTAIRAFMKWGAEYPESKDLSSLRVLGTVGEPINPEAWMWYREHIGPEDAPIVDTWWQTETGGHMITPLPGITASKPGSAMRAFPGIKAVVVDDLGDPVEPGQGGYLTIQRPWPSMLRTIWGDDQRFKDTYWARFGGDTYFAGDGAKLDEDGAIWVLGRVDDVMNVSGHRMSTTEIESALVDHESVAESAVVGRADDLTGQAISAFVTLVGGYEASDELEAELKVHVGEQIGKIARPAEVYFTPDLPKTRSGKIMRRLLKQIAEGTELGDATTLANPDIVTALQEAAAKRS; the protein is encoded by the coding sequence ATGAGTCACGAAGCCGCCATCGAGAACCTCTCCCGCGAGGAGCGGACCTTCCCGCCCACGGAGGCGTTCGCCGCCCAAGCCAACCTCAGCGACCCGGCTGTCTACGAGGAGGCGGACGCCGACTTCGAGGGCTGGTGGGCCGGCCACGCCGAGAAGCTGCGGTGGATGAAGCCGTGGGACACGGTGCTCGAGTGGGAGGCGCCGCACGCCAAGTGGTTCGTCGGCGGCACCTTGAACATCAGCGACAACTGCCTGGACCGCCACATCGAGTCCGGCGCGGGCGACAAGGTGGCCTACCACTGGGAGGGTGAGCCAGTCGGTGAGACCCGGACCATCACCTACAGCCAGCTCAAGGACGAGGTCTGCCAGTTCGCCAACGCGCTGAAGGCCCACGGGGTCGGCAAGGGCGATCGGGTCGCGATCTACCTCCCGATGATCCCCGAACTGCCGGTCGCCATGCTGGCCTGCGCCCGCATCGGGGCGATCCACTCCGTGGTCTTCGCTGGCTTCTCCAGCCAGTCATTGGCCGACCGGATCGACGACGCCGACGCCAAGATGGTCATCACCAGTGACGGGGCCAACCGTCGCGGCAAGCAGATCCCCCTCAAGTCCGCGGTGGACGAGGCCATCGAGAAGGCCTCGGGCGACTCCGTCGAGACCGTGGTGGTGGTCGATCGCACCGGGCTCGCCATCTCCATGCAGGACGGACGCGACGTCTGGTACCACGAGGCCATCGCTGGCCAGTCCACCGAGTGTGCCGCGGAGGAGATGGACGCCGAGGACGTCCTCTACATCCTCTACACCTCCGGCACCACCGGAAAACCGAAGGGCATCGTGCACACCACGGGTGGCTACCTCACCCAGACCACCGCGACCCAGCGCCTTACCTTCGACCTCAAGCCCGACACCGATGTGTACTGGTGCGCCGCGGACATCGGCTGGGTGACCGGTCACAGCTACATCGTCTACGCGCCGCTGGCGAACCAGACCACCAGCGTGATGTACGAGGGAACGCCGGACTTCCCGGACAAGGATCGCTTCTGGGACATCGTCGAGCGGTACGGCGTCACGATCCTCTACACGGCACCGACCGCCATCCGAGCGTTCATGAAGTGGGGCGCGGAGTACCCGGAGTCGAAGGACCTGTCCTCCCTCCGCGTGCTCGGGACGGTCGGTGAGCCGATCAACCCCGAGGCGTGGATGTGGTATCGCGAACACATCGGCCCCGAGGACGCGCCCATCGTCGACACCTGGTGGCAGACCGAGACCGGTGGGCACATGATCACCCCGCTGCCGGGCATCACGGCCAGCAAGCCGGGGTCGGCGATGCGTGCCTTCCCAGGGATCAAGGCCGTCGTGGTGGATGACCTCGGTGACCCGGTGGAGCCCGGGCAGGGCGGCTACCTCACGATCCAGCGGCCGTGGCCGTCGATGCTTCGGACCATCTGGGGTGACGACCAGCGCTTCAAGGACACCTACTGGGCGCGCTTCGGCGGTGACACCTACTTCGCAGGCGACGGCGCCAAGCTGGACGAGGACGGCGCGATCTGGGTCCTGGGACGCGTCGACGACGTCATGAACGTCAGCGGGCACCGCATGTCCACGACGGAGATCGAGTCGGCCCTGGTGGACCACGAGTCCGTGGCTGAGTCGGCCGTGGTCGGCCGTGCGGACGACCTGACCGGTCAGGCCATCAGCGCCTTCGTCACGCTGGTCGGCGGGTACGAGGCGTCGGATGAGCTCGAGGCCGAGCTCAAGGTCCACGTCGGCGAGCAGATCGGCAAGATCGCCCGTCCGGCGGAGGTGTATTTCACCCCGGACCTGCCGAAGACCCGGTCGGGCAAGATCATGCGGCGTCTGCTCAAGCAGATCGCCGAGGGGACCGAGCTCGGGGACGCCACCACGCTGGCCAACCCCGACATCGTGACAGCGCTGCAGGAGGCTGCGGCTAAGCGGTCCTAG